In one Balaenoptera musculus isolate JJ_BM4_2016_0621 chromosome 2, mBalMus1.pri.v3, whole genome shotgun sequence genomic region, the following are encoded:
- the LOC118891084 gene encoding DNA-directed RNA polymerases I, II, and III subunit RPABC4-like produces MDTQKDVQPPKRQLMIRICGECPTENEIKSRDPIRCRECKYRIIHKERTKRLVVSDAR; encoded by the coding sequence ATGGATACCCAGAAGGATGTGCAACCCCCAAAGCGGCAGCTGATGATACGTATCTGTGGAGAATGTcccacagaaaatgaaataaaatccaggGATCCAATCCGATGCAGAGAATGCAAATACAGAATAATACACAAGGAAAGGACTAAAAGACTGGTAGTTTCTGACGCTCGATGA